From Bdellovibrio sp. KM01:
GGTAAAACATTAGCTTATGCGCTGTCCGTGTTGACGGGGCTTGCGAATAAACCGAACTCCAGAGCACTTATCTTGGCTCCAAGCCGTGAGATGGCGCAACAAATCTACGAAGTGTTCTTGGATCTTTGCAAAGAAATGCCAGTTTCCGTCTGTCTGGCTATTGGCGGAACAACGGGTTCCAAGCAAGCCAATCAGCTTAAGAAAAATCCAAAAATCATTATCGCAACTCCCGGTCGCATGAATGATCACTTGCAGACGAATAAGCTTCTTTTGAAGGATGTCGAGTATGTGGTGATCGACGAAGCGGATCGCATGCTGGATATGGGCTTTGCTCCGCAACTTAAAAATATTCAGGCGACATTGCGCGGGAACCGTCAAACTTTGATGTTCTCTGCCAGCTTTGGTCATAACGTGGATATGATCGCTCAGCTTTTCTTGCATCCTAAAGCTGTGATGATTCGCTCCGAACAAGCCGAAGCACCGGTTGAAAGTTTGAAACAAAAAGTTCTGTTCCTGGATCGTACCATGAAAAACGATCGCCTGTTGGATGAGTTGAATGCAACCCGCGGTGGAGTGATTGTATTTACGGGCAGTCAGGAAAGCTGTGAAAACGTTGGCGAGTATTTGAAGTCTTATGGCTTTGATACGGATTTGATTCACGGGGGACTTTCACAGGGGCAACGTAATCGTGTGGTGCGTGCATTCCGTGAAGGCGAAATACGTATCATGGTGGCGACAGATCTTTTGGCCCGCGGATTGGATGTGCCACACGTTGATCACGTCGTAAATTTTGATTTACCATTTCAGGCCGAAGACTTCCTACACCGCATCGGGCGCACAGCGCGTGCTGGCCGTAATGGTGAGGCGATCACGTTCGTGACGCCTTCCGATCATCGTATGTACAATAAGGTGAAGGTCTACCTTCAGGGGGCCAAAGAAGAACAAGTGGATCATTCATTTAAGTTTATTGATCGCTCAAAAAAGTTTGCCAAAAAATCTGATGCGGGACCTGCATCTAAAAGATCGGCTGGCAAAGGCGCGCCGCCGCCGAAAAAAGGTTCCGGAAAATCTTCTGTAAATCCTTTTAAAAAGCGTAGATAATCCTCTCATGTATCAGTTGCGCCCGTACCAACAAGAAGCGGTCCAAGCGACCCTTCAGCACTTTCGCAAAGAAAAATCGCCAGCGGTGATTGTGCTGCCAACGGGTGCAGGTAAAAGCCTGGTTATTGCCGAGCTTGCACGTCTGGCGCGGGGTCGCGTTCTGGTCATGGCGCATGTCAAAGAACTCGTCGAACAAAATCACGCAAAGTATATTTCCTTTGGCTTGGAGGCTGGGATTTTCTCTGCGGGATTGGAGCGCAAGGATTCTTCCCAAAAAGTTATTTTTGGAAGTATTCAGTCGATCGCTCGTGCCGAGGAGGAATTCTTTCAGAATTTCTCATTGGTTGTTATCGACGAATGTCATCGTGTTTCCATGGAGGGTGAGACTCAGTATTTTCAGGTCGTTTCCAAATTGCAAAAGCACAATCCTGAGATTTGTGTCTTGGGTTTGACGGCGACACCTTATCGGATGGGGCTTGGCTGGATCTATCAGTATCACGTGACGAAAAAGTTGCAGCAAACGACTGAAGAGCGCTTTTTTAAAAAATGTATCTATGAGCTTTCAATTGGATACATGATTAAGAATAAATATTTGACGCCACCATTGAAAATTGATTCTCCGGTAGCCTGTTATGACTTTTCCAGTTTGAAACTGCATGGCACCAGTTATGTCACAGCTCAGATTGAAGCTTTATTGAAAGATCAAAAGCGGATCACGCCTTTGATTATTAAAAACATCGTAGATATGTCTGTGGAACGTCATGGTGTTATGATTTTCACCAGCTCGGTCAATCACGCTGTAGAAATTATGAAAAGCCTGCCTCCCTATGTTTCGGCGTTAGTGGTGGGGGACACTGAAATTCAAGAGCGCGACGAAATCATCGAGGCATTTAAAGAGCGCAAACTTAAGTACCTGGTGAACGTCTCGGTTTTAACGACGGGGTTTGATGCTCCTCATGTGGATGTTATTGCAGTTTTAAGACCCACGGAATCTGTGAGTTTGTATCAGCAGATTATAGGGCGCGGTTTGCGACTCAGTCCGGGAAAATCTGATTGTCTGATATTGGA
This genomic window contains:
- a CDS encoding DEAD/DEAH box helicase → MKFQTSSLRQNSFQDMNLSPVLFAALEKMSIKKPTPIQSQAIPVVMNGSDLIGIAQTGSGKTLAYALSVLTGLANKPNSRALILAPSREMAQQIYEVFLDLCKEMPVSVCLAIGGTTGSKQANQLKKNPKIIIATPGRMNDHLQTNKLLLKDVEYVVIDEADRMLDMGFAPQLKNIQATLRGNRQTLMFSASFGHNVDMIAQLFLHPKAVMIRSEQAEAPVESLKQKVLFLDRTMKNDRLLDELNATRGGVIVFTGSQESCENVGEYLKSYGFDTDLIHGGLSQGQRNRVVRAFREGEIRIMVATDLLARGLDVPHVDHVVNFDLPFQAEDFLHRIGRTARAGRNGEAITFVTPSDHRMYNKVKVYLQGAKEEQVDHSFKFIDRSKKFAKKSDAGPASKRSAGKGAPPPKKGSGKSSVNPFKKRR
- a CDS encoding DEAD/DEAH box helicase, which gives rise to MYQLRPYQQEAVQATLQHFRKEKSPAVIVLPTGAGKSLVIAELARLARGRVLVMAHVKELVEQNHAKYISFGLEAGIFSAGLERKDSSQKVIFGSIQSIARAEEEFFQNFSLVVIDECHRVSMEGETQYFQVVSKLQKHNPEICVLGLTATPYRMGLGWIYQYHVTKKLQQTTEERFFKKCIYELSIGYMIKNKYLTPPLKIDSPVACYDFSSLKLHGTSYVTAQIEALLKDQKRITPLIIKNIVDMSVERHGVMIFTSSVNHAVEIMKSLPPYVSALVVGDTEIQERDEIIEAFKERKLKYLVNVSVLTTGFDAPHVDVIAVLRPTESVSLYQQIIGRGLRLSPGKSDCLILDYTGQNHDLFAPEIDDDKPTSGSVMVEVPCPECGTVNNFWGIKDHEGEVEEHFGRRCKGAFQDPVSGEIEACGFRFRFKRCPDCGHENDIAARICEGCQAVLVDNDKKLKEAMALKDAHVLRVDSVTYSKGYDKKGNERLEVKYYDVDAKALTEYFYLNSASDSRAFYFNFTRMHQRLPGKKIFIKSADEAINLKDQFRSPMFVIARKQKSFWAIREKIFE